Proteins encoded within one genomic window of Pristiophorus japonicus isolate sPriJap1 chromosome 11, sPriJap1.hap1, whole genome shotgun sequence:
- the LOC139275566 gene encoding neurofilament heavy polypeptide-like, translating into MFRTPLGGGTESSPEAQSPPSCPVAAGGPVAARGPVAQSPPEAQSPQEAQLPSRRRRLSRRKRPSCPVAAGGPVAARGPVAQSPPEAQSPQEAQSPSRRRRLSRPVIQLSSRCRRLSHSAAQSPLEAQPPSRRRRLSRRKRPSRPVIQLSSRCRRPSHPVAAGGSATQPPSRRRRPSRPVAAGGPVAAGGPAAQSPPEAQPPSRPVAAGGPAAQSPPEAQPPSRPVAAGGPAAQSPPEAQPPSRPVATGGPVAAGGSVAQSPPEAQSPPEAQSPSRRRRPSRRRRPSRPVAAGGSATQPPSRRRRPCRPVAAGGPVAAGGPAAQSPLEAQPPSRRRRPSRPVAVQLGTCSAVLVAAHEASSSEFSQVVYDHSHHKTCSRHILVESCCSLEMEHAVSTGMLTAFHERNLARAVAQNQVSVTEYQALGSRSDTTSLPPPEMNFAA; encoded by the exons ATGTTCCGAACACCGCTGGGGGGGGGGACAGAGTCGTCGCCGGAGGCCCAGTCGCCGCCCAGTTGCCCAGTTGCCGCCGGAGGCCCAGTCGCCGCAAGAGGCCCAGTTGCCCAGTCGCCGCCGGAGGCTCAGTCGCCGCAAGAGGCCCAGTTGCCCAGTCGCCGCCGGAGGCTCAGTCGCCGCAAGAGGCCCAGTTGCCCAGTCGCCGCCGGAGGCCCAGTCGCCGCAAGAGGCCCAGTTGCCCAGTCGCCGCCGGAGGCTCAGTCGCCGCAAGAGGCCCAGTCGCCCAGTCGCCGCCGGAGGCTCAGTCGCCCAGTCATCCAGTTGTCCAGTCGCTGCCGGAGGCTCAGCCACTCAGCCGCCCAGTCGCCGCTGGAGGCCCAGCCGCCCAGTCGCCGCCGGAGGCTCAGTCGCCGCAAGAGGCCCAGTCGCCCAGTCATCCAGTTGTCCAGTCGCTGCCGGAGGCCCAGTCACCCAGTCGCCGCCGGAGGCTCAGCCACCCAGCCGCCCAGTCGCCGCCGGAGGCCCAGTCGCCCAGTCGCCGCCGGAGGCCCAGTCGCCGCCGGAGGCCCAGCCGCCCAGTCGCCGCCGGAGGCTCAGCCACCCAGCCGCCCAGTCGCCGCTGGAGGCCCAGCCGCCCAGTCGCCGCCGGAGGCTCAGCCACCCAGCCGCCCAGTCGCCGCTGGAGGCCCAGCCGCCCAGTCACCGCCGGAGGCTCAGCCACCCAGCCGCCCAGTCGCCACCGGAGGCCCAGTCGCCGCCGGAGGCTCAGTCGCCCAGTCGCCGCCGGAGGCCCAGTCGCCGCCGGAGGCTCAGTCACCCAGTCGCCGCCGGAGGCCCAGTCGCCGCCGGAGGCCCAGCCGCCCAGTCGCCGCCGGAGGCTCAGCCACCCAGCCGCCCAGTCGCCGCCGGAGGCCCTGCCGCCCAGTCGCCGCCGGAGGCCCAGTCGCCGCCGGAGGCCCAGCCGCCCAGTCGCCGCTAGAGGCCCAGCCGCCCAGTCGCCGCCGGAGGCCCAGCCGCCCAGTTGCCGTACAGTTAG GAACATGTTCTGCAGTTCTGGTGGCAGCTCATGAAGCATCTTCTTCAGAGTTTTCTCAAGTGGTTTATGATCACTCTCACCACAAAACCTGCAGCAGACACATATTGGTTGAA agCTGTtgctccctggagatggagcatgcagtgtccactggtatgctcacggccttccatgagag AAATTTGGCTCGGGCGGTGGCTCAAAACCAAGTCAGtgtaactgaatatcaggcgctcggCAGCCGATCCGATACTACAAGCCTTCCGCCGCCTGAGATGAATTTCGCGGCCTAA